The genomic stretch cccaaatacaaacactgaaaataaaaggggaaaaaagaagaaaaaaaaaagaattacagcAGGCAAAGCACAGCTATGTAACAGCAAAACAGGTAAACCTCAGCAATGtagatttaaatataaatttcaaTACGAAGTGCAGAAAATTGTCATGTAAGCCTTagacatatttaaaaataaatataatgtaatgtaaaaatatatatatatatatatatatatatatatatatatatatatatatatatatatatataaataaaataaaaattcaaaatgaataaaaatcaaaaataatttaagatttttatgaatttgttttttatGAATGCTATGTGCTACTTGAGACGTGTCTACTTGAGCAGAGtcctttacactttacagtgCACAGAAGTAACTGGATATTTCACAGTGCAGGAATTTACTTGTGAACAGATAACAGGCAAAGCTGAACATTATCCTATATGACAGAAGGTTTTCGATTGTCCAGTAGGATTTATATGAAGGGATATACTTATTGTTCAGTCTGGATCGTGACTAAATCCTGAGGTGCCAGAAAAGTCTTTCTACCCAGAGCAGTGATTCACACTCAAAATGAATGGCAGACTGAAAGAGATTTGCAAATGTTATTGGGGAAATTGACTGACTTTGGACGTGTCAAATACCGTTTCTGTTATGACAGGAATTCATCGAGGAACTCCGACAATGGCCAACATAATTGACAGTGAGGTTTTTCAGGCTTTCTCCACTTATGCCACCATTGTCATTCTCAAGATGATGTTCATGAGCGTTTTAACTGGATACTTCAGAGTCACCAGAAAGGTAACAGAGGATACACGTTAGACAACACTGTCTTGGCATATATTGAACattgttctatttttattaCTCCTGTGGTTTTGTGAGGATtcttttttagcatttttgaaCACTCTAATTAAAGGAAAGCTCTACCCTGCCTcgaacacattaaatatgtttatattaaagtgacatgcttacattttttattattctcgTGAGAAGGTTACTGGTTTTGTGCTACATCTAGGTCACATTTCTGGCGTAGTTACAATGGTGTTTACAGTGTCAGGTTTCGCTGTTGGTgtctaaaaaacaaaagagtACGTTACTCACCCACCATTTCCTAGTGATGTCATTTCAAAGAGAAATCCAATGTAGATGAATGTAGTAGAGATACTCCTCAAAGCAGTTCAGCTATACGATGCCATTGTGCTGAAATATGTCAGAGATTTGGTATAATTATAGCTAATGGTGCTGGTGATGGTATTAACATGAAAACCGAGGCTGTACAGATGAGGAATTGAGAACTGGACAGACAAAAAGACTAAAGCAATGCTGCATTGGCCTTTGTAAATAGAGGTAATGTAAGGGCTAAATTCCACAGGTGTCGAAAATCAGAATGTAGTCAaacggcattgtgggtaatgtaggaaatgGTTAAACTAGTGAAAACAATCCAAATATCGCATTACAAAATAAACCACTGAAGTTGGGTTAATTAAAAGGATTATTAGGCAAGTTGTTCAAGCTGGAGTTTACGTTTAAATCATATGGACCGAAAAATTAGAATGTTAAGACATTAAAAGTGGACAAATCATATTCCTTACGCTTCTCTTCTCACTCCATTTCATGCTGAAGCAGTCCTGTTGTGGCAAATGACCACAAATTTGCCTGtgtcatatattttatttagcataGATGTCTGTTAACACGTAGACCTTAAGAGCCACTCTTCACAGTTACTGCACAGTTTTCACCACAAAAGCCATACTTGGATGTGATTTAACTGttaaatgatagatagatagatagatagatagatagatagatagatagatagatagatagatagatagatagatagatagatagatagatagatagatagatagatagacaggcagcaaacagacaggcagacagatagatagatagatagatagatagatagatagatagatagatagatagatagatagatagatagatagatagatagacaggcagcaaacagacaggcagacagatagatagatagatagatagatagatagatagatagatagatagatagatagatagatagatagacaggcagcaaacagacaggcagacagatagatagatagatagatagatagatagatagatagatagatagatagatagatagatagatagatagatagatagatagacagacaggcagcaaacagacagacaggcagacagatagatagatagatagatagatagatagatagatagatagatagatagatagatagatagatagatagatagatagatagatagatagatagatagatagatagatagataactagTACaggtcatttttaaatatatatcaaTATGGTTTGTTCTAGATTATGatctttttatttcacttatacaGGCATTTGCAAACCCTGAAGACACTCACATGGGCAGAACtcctgaggagaaaaaaaggatgCTGCAGGTCAATGAAGATGTGGAACGTGTGCGAAGGTCTAACATCTCATAGACATGTATAGTGTACTCAAGTGTatcaaaaatattcaaatgcGATTCAATTGTGTGAAAATGAGCTTTGCTTTGTGTCTCCAGATGCCATCTGAATGACCTGGAGAACATCATTCCCTTTGTGATGATTGGCTTGATCTACACTCTGACAGGACCAGCTCTTTCCACCGCTCTGCTCCACTTCCGTCTGTTTGTCGGGTCACGTTTTATGCACACAGTAGCATATGTGAACATACTGCCTCAACCCATTAGGGGTCTGTCCTGGATGGTGGGCATGGGCACTACTATCTCCATGGCCTACTGCATCCTCACCACTGTAATGCGGCTGTAGAGAGAATCCTCAGAGAAACATCACCGGACACCAGACCATATATTATCCATTTACTACTTTTAATGCAGCGCTgaatacatttcttttttttaaaaaaaatttgcagTGATTTGTCATGAAATCTTACAGGAATAACATCAAGTGTAAACAAGTGTTATAGTAATGCCTTTAGTTCATATTGATCTAGAGATTTTTCTTCTATGTTTTCTTTTATCCTATTCTTTTATCCTTATTCTTTTTAACTATTTTCAGAGGACTGTTGTTGTAGTTATGCATGAAATGGCAATCGGACCTAATTCAGGTGCTTCATACCAGTGAGGGTGAATAGTTATGCAGTTAcaaattttatgtttattatttgcaATGTTgccaaatatttaaaagtttCTCCCTTATTCTGTATTATTGGCTACTTTATGTAGATTTAATGACAATTAAACTCATTTCACTTATAAGTTTCAAcactaataaatataaaaaagttcAAGACTGAGGATTTCATCTGGATTAGATGTAGTATTaactatgaaaaataaatggaataagtGATGATGTTCTTAAAAATTTCAGAACAACAATATCCCAGTCCTCATTTGTGATATAAATATGCCCAAGTGTATGGACGTATGTCCATCCTTCACCTCCTTTTATCAACCTTTAGATTCTCTCAAGATTACTGCAAGgtataaaaagaaaactgaTCAAAGCTGCAAAAGTGATatgaaaaaaatagagagagtaGATTCCAGAGAGCAGGCTAACACATTTGCCACAGAAACAAGCATGTAATGGTAAAGACAGAGCAGTCTGAATGCTATTAAATTTAGTATAATTTCACATCAGACAGTGAAGACAAGTTAACACATTGTTCGAACTCCTGAATACAACCACACCAGCtatgaaatattattaataaatatatttttttaataaccatGCTAGTTTTAACAACAATTATTCAAAAGGTAaaacatgtaataaaatatgtaatatcgaatttttgtgtatatgaattttatatgaaaatgttattTTGATCTGAGCACATTGTAAAGCAAGAGAAGATAAGTGAAAATAAACATGCTATAAAATGGTacagttttgtttatttgatttaatttatatCTGAAatgattcctttttttttgcttgaaaaTTGAGGTATAAAATTTTAGAAAATTCtatacattatattaaaaatttaaatttacaatgtgaataatacaaaataaaccaaaacccattttttctcttttttatttttttggtccAGTCGCACTTAACTTAATAAGTCTGACATACCAGAACACATTGCTCTTAAAGTCACGTTAACAGAAGTGATGTGTTCTGTGTCCACTAGAGGGAGGTGTTTGAAAACCCAATCCATTTCAACTGATCACTGCACACAGAATATGTGCCTCTGATTTTATGAACTCGCACATTTCCCACCTATAGGTTTGTAGTTTCAAATACATGAAGGAAGGTCCATGAATCAGTGAGTTATTTACATAACGCAGGCATATCGAGCTCAAGTATACAAGAAGTTCAGAGGAGCACACTTCCTTAATAAACCTTCAGTTTATAACAAATTAAACGCTATTTAGTTACATAATAGCTTAGAGGGAAAACGCCTTGCAGAGAGAgtcttgtgtttatttcttttgtgtgtttgtccagATCCGGGGCAATACGTCAGTCAAGTCGAGCGTTTTACAGTCCTGGCAGCTGAGGCACGCCTAAACCTTGTTTTATGATCAATAGCTACCGATCCTCCTCCTCTGTCTATGGCACAAGGGCTCAGATCTAGATGCTCTTGGTTGCTCCTTCCCAAAAACTGGTTTGGAATTAgctttttcttaaaaaactCTCCTGCACCCTATAGCATTTCATGGTAACATATCACTAATCCGAGAGACGTTCAGACGTACAGATGAGAACACAGATGGACTGCCTGTGCACCTCCATGCCTGTCAGAACATTTCCTCACTCTTTGTCTCTGTATTAAGCAGACATCGTATATTTCTCAGATCTGCCCGCTGCCTTATTGTTCGGGTTATTAACTGTACAGGGGCTTAATTAGGCAGAACTTCAAAGTGGTGGCGCGGGCTGGTGCTGAGGTGCGGCAGAGATTTATATCACACAATGGCTCCCCGGCTCCTGAAAAATTAATGAATGCTTAGCCGAGATCCGACTTAGAGCCGACACTCTGCATTATAAATCAATTTGAGTTTGAGCCTTGCTGTCTGCTGCCCGCTGGACCTCGCAGCACGGACGATTCGAGGGCACATGCTGATTGCAGGTGATGGTTCCATGGCGACTGATTCTGAGGTAATGTGTGGACTGCTGGTGCTTCATCCAGCTCAGGTTGATATGATGAAACAGGCCCCAATGTACCTGAGGCCAGTCTATAATGGtcacagtcagacacacacacacttgctacAACCTATTAGCTTTCAATGAGGGATATGATGGAGTAGCAGTTCAAAGCTATTCTGGCTCAGGCAGTACGTAATACAAATCTACATTCAGCAAATGTCACCTTTCAGGCTTTCTCCCTATGAatagtgtcttttttttaatgttgatcCTTTGCGCTCTGCTTTGTTGTCATCCTGAAGCCTTGATTACAGCATGTGGCAGCTGGTAATATTTTTCTCTGGTAAGTTCAGGTCACAATTTTGCCATGTGCCATTTTCGGCCAAAGGTATGCAGTTAAAA from Hemibagrus wyckioides isolate EC202008001 linkage group LG19, SWU_Hwy_1.0, whole genome shotgun sequence encodes the following:
- the LOC131370279 gene encoding microsomal glutathione S-transferase 1-like translates to MANIIDSEVFQAFSTYATIVILKMMFMSVLTGYFRVTRKAFANPEDTHMGRTPEEKKRMLQVNEDVERVRRCHLNDLENIIPFVMIGLIYTLTGPALSTALLHFRLFVGSRFMHTVAYVNILPQPIRGLSWMVGMGTTISMAYCILTTVMRL